The Haladaptatus cibarius D43 genome window below encodes:
- a CDS encoding class I SAM-dependent methyltransferase — MEPNRGDVQATYDRIAAHFAKTREYAWPEVESFLDGRTADTALDLGCGNGRHAELLTAHAKRVVGADVSAGLLAEASARARERGFEADLVQCDAARIPLTENAIDLAVYVATLHHLPTRDARISSLDELARVLSPDGVALVSAWSTAHDKFDQEDAFDTTVDWTLPGGETVPRFYHIYSPDEFREDVAESALVPENVSISSGNCYAVVRGRKQ; from the coding sequence ATGGAACCGAACAGGGGTGACGTGCAGGCCACCTACGACCGAATCGCGGCGCATTTCGCCAAGACGCGGGAGTACGCGTGGCCCGAAGTCGAATCCTTTCTCGACGGGCGAACTGCCGACACAGCCCTCGACCTCGGATGCGGAAACGGGCGACATGCGGAGTTGTTGACCGCGCACGCGAAGCGCGTCGTCGGGGCAGACGTGAGCGCGGGCCTGCTGGCGGAAGCCAGCGCCCGCGCTCGGGAACGAGGATTCGAAGCCGACCTCGTCCAGTGCGATGCGGCGCGAATCCCGCTGACGGAGAACGCAATCGACCTCGCGGTGTACGTCGCAACGCTTCATCACCTGCCGACGAGAGACGCACGAATCAGCAGTTTGGACGAACTGGCGCGCGTACTGTCACCCGACGGCGTTGCACTGGTCAGCGCGTGGAGCACGGCCCACGACAAGTTCGACCAAGAGGATGCCTTCGATACGACCGTGGACTGGACGCTTCCCGGTGGGGAAACTGTGCCGCGGTTTTACCACATCTACTCGCCCGACGAGTTTCGGGAGGACGTCGCGGAAAGCGCGCTCGTTCCCGAGAACGTGTCGATTTCGAGTGGGAACTGCTACGCCGTGGTTCGTGGGCGGAAACAGTAA
- a CDS encoding penicillin acylase family protein gives MDTDITRRALVAAIIGGSVAGGTLSPVRSYLQQFAPLSGTAWEGATDRTNSRVESSYGSAELRYDEDGVPNITAEREEALYFAVGYAQARDRLFQLDLQRRLMRGEVSAVVGESTVSSDEFHIRMDFAGAAAATWNHVADTETGDLVRAFSDGVNSYIENEPLPLEFSLLEYEPDSWTPADTMLMEKQISWNLTGSFLTLRRAKVAEVLGKEAANQLYPARLDHDSPIIRNDGDASEESTNAVGSPGELTAEKSATESERKSVSGSDGTSAVDSVGTPLLDWLGEFERDHGIGSNSWVVSGNHTKSGQPIVANDPHLSLMAPPVWYEMNLEVGETRTRGVTFPGVPFVVIGENHAGAWGFTNTGADVIDFYRYETDGNRYRYRNEWRQFETEQREIEVADGENRTITTRKTVHGPMLEREGHRVGVAWTGHTATETTLAIHQYAKSEGMEDVLSATRQFDLPTQNLVYADESGNTLYYVTGRIPRRMVDGEQVRGNRIFDGSAGEGEWEGFTPFGVSSWEGFVPFEEKPHVVNPDVLATANQRVTDDPYLSEGYSSPYRGERIYEMLDEAAESSDIDVATMKRIQDDTFDIRARNLVPELVESASGENDLQSPVEMLADWNFRMERDSRGALLFVHWFDAFHDETFGDEFEQAGLDESYYPRDWALANLEGSATGRWFGDGGKQGTMVRALRTAVETIDEEGYETFGDYNTTRTITHPFDQSFLNYPELPTDGSAHTVNNYRVESAVGSSWRMICPTGSDSEAIIPGGNSGDYFSDHYRDQLKAWADTEYKPMPLEIRGDVAVTFDGGEQ, from the coding sequence ATGGACACAGACATCACGCGGCGGGCGCTCGTCGCGGCGATTATCGGCGGGAGCGTCGCCGGAGGCACGCTCTCACCGGTTCGGAGCTATCTCCAGCAGTTTGCCCCACTCAGCGGGACGGCGTGGGAGGGTGCGACCGACCGCACCAACTCCCGGGTGGAAAGTTCCTACGGTTCGGCGGAACTTCGATACGATGAGGACGGGGTTCCGAATATCACCGCCGAACGCGAGGAGGCACTTTACTTCGCGGTTGGCTACGCACAGGCGAGGGACAGACTGTTTCAACTCGACCTTCAGCGCCGACTGATGCGCGGGGAAGTGTCCGCCGTGGTCGGCGAATCGACGGTTTCGAGCGACGAGTTCCACATCCGGATGGATTTCGCGGGCGCGGCGGCAGCGACGTGGAACCACGTTGCCGACACCGAAACCGGCGACCTCGTTCGGGCGTTTTCCGACGGCGTTAACAGCTACATCGAGAACGAACCGCTCCCGCTCGAATTTTCCCTGTTGGAGTACGAACCCGACTCGTGGACGCCCGCGGACACGATGTTGATGGAAAAACAGATTTCGTGGAATCTGACGGGAAGTTTTCTAACACTGCGCCGGGCGAAGGTCGCCGAGGTGCTCGGAAAGGAGGCCGCAAATCAACTGTATCCGGCACGCCTCGACCACGATTCGCCCATCATCCGAAACGACGGGGATGCCAGTGAGGAGTCCACGAACGCGGTTGGTTCGCCAGGCGAACTAACCGCCGAGAAATCAGCGACGGAAAGCGAGAGGAAATCGGTGAGCGGAAGCGACGGAACATCGGCGGTGGATTCGGTCGGAACGCCTCTACTTGACTGGTTGGGCGAGTTCGAACGCGACCACGGAATCGGGTCGAACAGCTGGGTCGTCTCCGGGAACCACACGAAAAGCGGCCAGCCAATCGTGGCGAACGACCCGCACCTCAGTCTGATGGCCCCGCCGGTCTGGTACGAGATGAATCTCGAAGTCGGCGAAACGCGGACACGCGGCGTCACCTTCCCGGGTGTCCCGTTCGTCGTCATCGGGGAAAATCACGCCGGAGCGTGGGGCTTCACGAACACCGGGGCGGACGTTATCGACTTCTATCGGTACGAGACGGACGGAAATCGTTATCGCTACCGAAATGAGTGGCGGCAATTCGAGACGGAACAGCGAGAAATCGAGGTCGCGGACGGCGAGAACAGAACCATAACCACCCGGAAGACGGTTCACGGGCCGATGCTGGAGCGCGAAGGCCACCGCGTCGGCGTCGCGTGGACTGGCCACACGGCGACCGAGACGACGCTGGCGATTCATCAGTACGCAAAGAGCGAGGGGATGGAGGACGTTCTTTCTGCGACTCGGCAGTTCGACCTGCCGACGCAGAATCTCGTGTACGCGGACGAATCCGGCAACACGCTCTACTACGTCACGGGGCGAATTCCGCGGCGGATGGTAGATGGGGAGCAAGTTCGCGGAAATCGAATCTTCGACGGTTCTGCCGGAGAAGGCGAATGGGAAGGATTCACTCCCTTTGGCGTCTCGTCGTGGGAGGGATTCGTCCCGTTCGAAGAGAAACCGCACGTCGTCAACCCCGACGTGCTGGCGACCGCGAACCAGCGAGTGACAGACGACCCGTACCTTTCGGAGGGCTACTCCAGTCCGTATCGCGGAGAACGAATCTACGAGATGCTGGACGAGGCGGCCGAATCCAGCGACATCGACGTGGCGACAATGAAACGGATTCAGGACGACACGTTCGACATCCGCGCCCGAAATCTCGTGCCGGAACTGGTCGAATCCGCAAGCGGGGAGAATGACCTTCAGTCGCCAGTCGAAATGCTGGCAGACTGGAATTTCAGGATGGAACGCGACTCTCGGGGTGCCCTGCTGTTCGTCCACTGGTTCGACGCGTTTCACGACGAGACGTTCGGCGACGAGTTCGAACAAGCGGGATTGGACGAAAGCTACTACCCGCGAGATTGGGCGCTTGCGAACCTCGAAGGTTCGGCGACAGGCCGCTGGTTCGGCGACGGCGGAAAGCAGGGCACGATGGTTCGCGCCCTGCGAACTGCCGTGGAGACGATTGACGAGGAAGGGTACGAAACGTTCGGCGACTACAACACGACCCGAACCATCACCCACCCGTTCGACCAGTCGTTCCTAAATTATCCCGAGCTGCCGACAGACGGGTCGGCTCACACGGTGAACAACTATCGCGTCGAGTCGGCAGTCGGCAGTAGTTGGCGCATGATATGCCCGACGGGGAGCGATTCGGAGGCCATCATTCCGGGCGGTAACTCGGGAGATTATTTCTCCGATCACTACCGCGACCAACTGAAAGCGTGGGCGGACACGGAGTACAAACCCATGCCGCTCGAAATCCGCGGCGACGTGGCGGTTACGTTCGACGGAGGCGAGCAATGA
- a CDS encoding 2Fe-2S iron-sulfur cluster-binding protein: MSDRHRIELRWRGRNGRTGRTEIVRAESDESILDAAERADVGLPFGCRTGACATCTGRLLTGKIEHLRPPRGLKNDSKEDGYVLLCIARAKSDCEIEVGSDVQTDLVTNPWK, encoded by the coding sequence GTGAGCGACCGACACCGAATCGAACTCCGGTGGCGAGGGCGAAACGGGCGAACCGGACGAACCGAAATCGTCCGCGCCGAGAGCGACGAGTCGATTCTCGACGCGGCAGAACGGGCCGATGTCGGCCTCCCGTTCGGCTGTCGAACCGGTGCGTGTGCGACCTGTACCGGGCGACTGCTTACGGGGAAAATCGAGCATCTGCGGCCACCGAGAGGATTGAAAAACGACTCGAAAGAAGACGGATACGTTCTGCTCTGCATTGCGCGAGCGAAGTCGGATTGCGAAATCGAAGTCGGAAGCGACGTGCAAACCGACCTCGTGACGAATCCGTGGAAGTGA
- a CDS encoding selenium-binding protein SBP56-related protein encodes MSDIESPESGAHEHHEHHHDVEGPGYATPQAAIEQADREKISYVPSLYVGTDVDAPDFLSVVDVDPDSTTYCEVIDTVEMPNKGDELHHFGWNACSSSCHVEGLERRHLVVPGQRSSRLHIVDTKNRESPEIVDVIEPEEVYEYDLSAPHTVHCIPDGEILVSMLGDKDGDLPGGFLELNDDFEIEGRWDPPGEIGMNYDFWYQPRHNVMVSSEWAAPKTYYPGFDLEDVEKGNYGHEINIWDWTNRTVEQTIDLGEEGLIPLEVRFLHSPEAAHGYVGAALSSNMFHFYEREKEWFAEKVINVEPREHEDWDMPVPGLITDLLVSMDDRYLFFSNWLHGDVRMYDVSDPKNPRLADQLWAGGLFGPRHPTGEDDREVIAGPQMLQLSIDGERLYWTTSLFSTWDNQFYPEEAERGSVMLKADVNPRKGTMTLDEDFLVDFGEMPNGPARAHEIRWPDGDCTSDVWQ; translated from the coding sequence ATGAGCGATATCGAATCACCCGAAAGCGGGGCGCACGAGCATCACGAACATCACCACGACGTAGAAGGGCCGGGCTATGCCACGCCGCAGGCCGCAATCGAGCAAGCCGACCGCGAGAAAATCTCCTACGTTCCGTCGCTGTACGTCGGGACGGACGTTGACGCGCCGGATTTTCTGTCGGTCGTGGACGTTGACCCGGATTCTACCACCTACTGCGAGGTCATCGACACGGTGGAAATGCCGAACAAGGGCGACGAACTGCACCACTTCGGCTGGAACGCCTGTTCGTCGTCCTGTCACGTCGAAGGATTGGAACGGCGACACCTCGTCGTTCCGGGCCAGCGGTCGTCCCGACTGCACATCGTGGACACGAAAAACCGGGAGAGTCCAGAAATCGTGGACGTCATCGAACCCGAGGAAGTGTACGAGTACGACCTGTCGGCACCGCATACGGTTCACTGCATTCCCGACGGCGAGATTCTCGTCTCGATGCTCGGGGACAAGGACGGCGATTTGCCGGGGGGCTTTCTCGAACTGAACGACGATTTCGAAATCGAAGGCCGGTGGGACCCACCGGGCGAAATCGGCATGAACTACGATTTCTGGTACCAACCGCGGCACAACGTGATGGTTTCGAGCGAATGGGCCGCGCCGAAGACGTACTATCCCGGCTTCGATTTGGAGGACGTGGAGAAAGGCAACTACGGCCACGAAATCAACATTTGGGACTGGACGAACCGAACCGTCGAGCAAACCATCGACTTGGGAGAAGAGGGCCTGATTCCGCTGGAAGTCAGATTCCTCCACAGTCCCGAGGCCGCCCACGGCTACGTCGGTGCGGCGCTTTCTTCGAACATGTTCCACTTCTACGAGCGCGAAAAAGAGTGGTTCGCGGAGAAGGTAATCAACGTGGAACCGCGCGAACACGAGGATTGGGATATGCCCGTTCCGGGCCTCATCACCGACCTCCTCGTCTCGATGGACGACCGATATCTGTTCTTCTCGAACTGGCTCCACGGCGACGTCCGAATGTACGACGTGAGCGATCCGAAAAATCCGCGGTTGGCAGACCAACTGTGGGCTGGCGGCCTGTTCGGCCCGCGACATCCGACTGGAGAAGACGACCGAGAGGTTATCGCCGGGCCGCAGATGCTCCAGTTGTCCATCGACGGCGAGCGACTCTACTGGACGACCTCGTTGTTCTCGACGTGGGACAACCAGTTCTACCCCGAGGAGGCAGAACGCGGTTCCGTGATGCTGAAAGCCGACGTAAATCCACGGAAGGGAACGATGACGCTGGACGAGGATTTCCTCGTGGACTTCGGCGAGATGCCGAATGGCCCGGCCCGAGCGCACGAGATTCGATGGCCGGACGGCGACTGCACGAGCGACGTATGGCAGTGA
- the ndk gene encoding nucleoside-diphosphate kinase, whose translation MSERTFVMVKPDGVQRGLIGEIVSRFEDRGLKMVGGKFMQISEELAHDHYGEHEGKPFFDGLVDFITSGPVFAMVWEGQDATQQVRRMMGETDPAESAPGTIRGDFGLDLGRNVIHGSDHEDEGANEREIDLFFDEAELVDYEKIDAEWLYE comes from the coding sequence ATGAGCGAGCGAACCTTCGTGATGGTCAAGCCGGACGGCGTTCAGCGCGGCCTCATCGGGGAAATCGTCTCCCGATTCGAAGACCGCGGTCTGAAGATGGTCGGCGGCAAGTTCATGCAGATCAGCGAAGAACTCGCCCACGACCACTACGGAGAACACGAGGGCAAGCCGTTCTTCGACGGCCTCGTTGACTTCATCACGTCCGGCCCAGTCTTCGCAATGGTTTGGGAAGGACAAGATGCAACGCAACAGGTTCGCCGAATGATGGGCGAAACCGACCCCGCCGAATCCGCCCCGGGCACCATCCGCGGCGACTTCGGACTCGACCTCGGCCGGAACGTCATCCACGGCTCCGACCACGAGGACGAGGGCGCAAACGAGCGGGAAATCGACCTCTTCTTCGACGAAGCAGAACTGGTCGATTACGAGAAAATCGACGCCGAGTGGCTGTACGAGTAA
- a CDS encoding 50S ribosomal protein L24e encodes MPQTRECDYCGDDIEPGTGTMFVRTDGTTIHYCSSKCEKNADLGREPRDLEWTADGQAQSGSE; translated from the coding sequence ATGCCACAAACACGAGAGTGTGACTACTGCGGCGACGACATCGAACCCGGTACGGGAACGATGTTCGTCCGCACGGACGGAACGACTATTCACTACTGCTCCAGCAAATGCGAGAAGAACGCCGACCTCGGTCGTGAACCCCGCGACCTCGAATGGACGGCGGACGGCCAAGCACAGAGTGGTAGCGAATGA